From Candidatus Zixiibacteriota bacterium, a single genomic window includes:
- the glmS gene encoding glutamine--fructose-6-phosphate transaminase (isomerizing), whose product MCGIVGYVGHRQAMPILISGLKRLEYRGYDSAGIALMTETGLTVAKEAGKIARLEQSLEEIDCNCTHGMAHTRWATHGEPNQINAHPHTDSDHEIALVHNGIIENHRALREFLVRQGFVFKTDTDTEVLVHLVRFNYSGNLTEAVRVALSQVDGTYGIAVVSSRHPQTIVAARMGSPLVLGSGEGENFVASDVSAMLEHTNKVVYLTDGEIATVTIDGFEVTTIQNVKIDPPIEEVSWTLDQIEKEGYDHFMLKEIHEQSSTLPNAFRGRLSWEEGIPRLNGLNMQIDELRRIRRIIVTACGTSWHASLIGEYMIEELARVPVEVEYASEFRYRSPIIDESTLLFAISQSGETADTLAAMREAKQRGATVLSLVNVVGSTIARESDGGVYIHAGPEIGVASTKAFTHQVMVVSLIATLLGRMRHLSVQQGQEIIGAIQKIPEQVQWILESEQQIKKIADEYYKANNFLYLGRGINFPTALEGALKLKEISYIHAEGYPAAEMKHGPIALIDDSMPVVVIALRDPVYDKVMSNIAEVRARKGKIIAIATEGDTEIAERVNHVIYIPNTYRLLTPLLSIIPLQLLAYHIAVMRGCHVDQPRNLAKSVTVE is encoded by the coding sequence ATGTGTGGAATCGTTGGATATGTCGGACATCGCCAGGCTATGCCGATTCTGATCAGCGGACTGAAGCGACTGGAGTATCGCGGTTATGATTCCGCCGGTATTGCCTTGATGACCGAGACCGGGTTGACGGTGGCCAAGGAGGCGGGTAAGATTGCGCGGCTGGAACAGTCGCTTGAGGAGATCGATTGCAACTGTACGCACGGCATGGCTCACACGAGATGGGCTACGCACGGGGAACCTAACCAGATCAACGCCCATCCGCACACCGATTCGGATCATGAAATCGCGCTGGTACACAATGGTATCATCGAGAACCATCGCGCACTTCGGGAATTCCTGGTTCGGCAGGGTTTCGTTTTTAAGACTGACACGGATACCGAAGTCCTGGTCCATCTGGTCCGCTTCAATTACTCGGGCAATCTGACTGAGGCCGTGCGGGTCGCTCTATCACAAGTGGACGGTACCTATGGGATCGCGGTCGTATCGTCACGCCATCCTCAGACGATTGTGGCGGCACGGATGGGGTCACCGCTGGTGCTCGGCAGTGGCGAAGGCGAGAACTTCGTTGCTTCCGATGTGTCGGCTATGCTTGAGCACACGAATAAAGTCGTTTACCTCACTGACGGTGAAATCGCTACCGTCACTATCGACGGGTTCGAAGTGACGACGATCCAAAACGTCAAGATAGACCCGCCCATTGAGGAAGTGAGTTGGACCCTTGACCAGATCGAAAAGGAAGGTTACGACCACTTCATGCTCAAGGAGATTCATGAGCAGTCAAGCACTCTTCCCAATGCTTTTCGTGGTCGCCTGAGTTGGGAGGAGGGCATACCGCGTCTCAACGGTCTCAATATGCAGATCGATGAACTGAGACGAATCAGGCGAATCATCGTCACTGCTTGCGGCACCTCCTGGCATGCCTCCTTGATCGGTGAGTACATGATAGAAGAACTGGCGCGCGTTCCTGTTGAAGTGGAATACGCCTCGGAGTTTCGCTATCGTTCCCCAATCATAGATGAGAGCACGTTGCTGTTTGCCATCAGTCAGTCCGGTGAAACGGCCGACACGCTGGCCGCGATGCGCGAAGCGAAACAACGCGGCGCCACGGTCCTCAGCCTGGTCAATGTCGTCGGCAGTACCATTGCCCGTGAATCGGACGGCGGCGTTTACATCCATGCCGGTCCGGAAATCGGAGTGGCATCGACCAAGGCCTTCACACATCAGGTGATGGTTGTATCTTTGATCGCCACGTTGTTGGGACGAATGCGTCATCTTTCGGTGCAACAGGGGCAGGAGATCATCGGCGCCATCCAAAAGATACCCGAACAGGTGCAATGGATTCTGGAATCGGAACAGCAGATTAAGAAGATCGCCGACGAATACTATAAGGCGAACAACTTCCTCTATCTTGGTCGTGGTATAAATTTCCCTACAGCCCTTGAGGGCGCGCTCAAACTCAAGGAGATTTCATACATACACGCCGAAGGATATCCAGCCGCCGAGATGAAGCACGGACCCATCGCCTTGATCGACGATTCCATGCCGGTGGTAGTGATCGCTTTGCGGGACCCGGTCTATGACAAGGTAATGTCCAACATAGCTGAGGTGCGGGCACGTAAAGGGAAGATCATTGCTATTGCCACCGAAGGGGACACGGAGATTGCCGAGCGCGTCAATCATGTAATCTATATTCCCAACACCTATCGGCTGTTGACACCGCTGTTGTCGATCATCCCGCTTCAATTGTTGGCTTACCATATTGCCGTGATGCGTGGCTGTCATGTAGATCAACCGCGCAATCTGGCCAAATCGGTCACTGTGGAATAG
- a CDS encoding arsenate reductase ArsC: MKMLVLCTGNACRSQMAEGFLRTLGGNRLTVDSAGITPSRLDRRAVTAMAELGIDISGHTSDAMDRYLQDQFDYVITVCDNARDNCPLFPGQAKRLHWPFDDPAAATGSDQEVMAEFRRVRDEIKAKVVSWLKTIQ, translated from the coding sequence ATGAAAATGCTGGTCCTGTGCACCGGCAACGCCTGTCGCTCCCAAATGGCTGAGGGGTTTCTGCGTACTCTGGGTGGGAATCGGTTGACCGTCGACTCGGCCGGGATAACACCGTCCAGGCTTGATCGGCGGGCCGTAACGGCGATGGCGGAATTGGGTATCGACATCTCGGGACATACCTCGGACGCAATGGATCGTTATCTGCAAGATCAGTTCGACTATGTAATCACCGTCTGCGACAACGCCAGAGACAACTGCCCCCTGTTCCCCGGTCAGGCAAAAAGGCTCCATTGGCCTTTTGACGACCCCGCGGCCGCCACCGGCAGTGACCAGGAGGTAATGGCAGAATTCCGGCGGGTACGCGATGAGATCAAAGCGAAAGTGGTAAGTTGGCTCAAGACTATCCAATGA
- a CDS encoding class I SAM-dependent methyltransferase — MSADRPHPDSSTAEPMSDRIAQPRMYTELAHLWTLVSAPSDYADEARHWRNVLYTKLGAGHHELLELGVGGGNNLSHILRPQVPDHGGQHTGGGCAPSKSPLERGFGGVSHQHKNTPRPSGTPLKRGKENATAEQDVIDAATISFRATAVDLSDKMLNNSRLLNPDVEHHLGDMRTVRLGRKFDAVLIHDAISYMASEDDLVATFNTAAVHLERGGLFMTTPDHFEESFVEGAVSHNSNTEDGTTLTLIEYSHRPDHSRPVYETLMFYLISEGGKVRIEQDRHRFGLFPIATWVRLLKEAGFDVEKYPYDVHDDHHESYLLVSTLR; from the coding sequence ATGAGCGCCGACCGGCCGCATCCTGACTCATCCACTGCTGAACCAATGTCGGATCGTATCGCCCAACCTCGAATGTACACGGAGCTTGCGCATCTGTGGACCCTGGTTAGTGCGCCTTCAGATTACGCCGATGAAGCTCGACACTGGCGCAACGTGCTGTACACCAAGCTCGGTGCAGGGCATCATGAGCTGCTGGAACTTGGTGTCGGCGGCGGGAACAACCTTTCGCACATTCTCAGACCTCAGGTACCTGATCATGGAGGGCAGCATACCGGTGGTGGCTGCGCACCTTCCAAGTCCCCTCTCGAGAGGGGATTCGGGGGTGTGTCTCATCAGCACAAAAACACACCCCGCCCTTCGGGCACCCCTCTCAAGAGGGGAAAAGAGAATGCTACCGCGGAGCAGGATGTTATTGACGCTGCAACAATCAGCTTCAGGGCTACTGCCGTTGATCTCTCGGACAAGATGCTGAATAATTCCCGACTACTCAACCCGGATGTCGAGCATCATCTGGGCGATATGCGCACCGTGCGACTGGGGCGCAAGTTCGACGCTGTGTTGATTCACGATGCCATCAGCTACATGGCATCGGAGGACGATTTGGTGGCAACATTCAACACCGCCGCCGTCCATCTGGAAAGAGGTGGCCTGTTCATGACCACTCCGGATCACTTTGAGGAGTCCTTTGTCGAGGGCGCCGTTAGCCACAATAGTAACACCGAAGACGGAACTACTCTTACTTTGATCGAATACTCCCACCGCCCGGACCATTCACGGCCGGTGTATGAAACCCTGATGTTCTATTTGATTTCAGAGGGCGGGAAGGTGCGCATCGAACAGGATCGACATCGGTTTGGGTTGTTTCCGATAGCTACCTGGGTACGTTTGCTGAAAGAGGCCGGATTTGATGTTGAGAAGTATCCCTACGACGTTCACGACGACCACCACGAGTCGTACCTGTTGGTGAGCACGTTGCGTTAG
- a CDS encoding tetratricopeptide repeat protein: MTENSAALENQLAALTTDGRELEPTEESVKLLLRIVEQTSVNNPDRGLELSEKAYHLAEQISYQRGLAGALTGIAFTHYLHSDHAAALPKIHEGLHLARQDGDPMTIARALTISAGVQLSVGNYEQALANGFESLKLYRQIGRPAQEAWALHGIGTGFLELGDFDQALEYARQSLAIFENLGDDRIAISGRGRAINAIGMVYKSKGDLAEAACYFRKSLEIFENHKNNIGIARSLNDLGEIHQELGEFEVALDCHTRSLEIRRRIGMRQAQSTSLINLGKLKLQQGEVTAALELLTEALRIALDVNVKLRIYQAHRALSDAYEAAGSFEEALKHQRAFQQVRDEVSGDDANTRVKNLQVSYEIEKSENEAEIERLKNVELKEKNEQLKQLLQQIQTAQAHLVQAEKMAALGKLVAGILHEMNSPLGSMKSAIDVLRRSLERLSQLDLENLLQDTDMFEQFRLVMRTLSDNHTIAHSAGDRLASIVHNLKSFARLDEATYQTVDLHDGLESALAVLNHELDGRISVVRQYDNIPKLTCYASEMNQVFLNLLTNAMQSMDGEGTITVTTSSNDNSLSIEIRDTGAGIAEDQLSHLFEPNFTQTGPRAKAGLGLFASHNIVSKHGGEIRAESTVGRGSRFTISLPFEHQS; encoded by the coding sequence ATGACTGAAAACTCAGCCGCGCTGGAAAACCAGCTTGCCGCCTTAACAACCGACGGCAGGGAGCTTGAACCGACCGAGGAATCGGTCAAGCTTCTGCTTCGGATTGTTGAGCAAACAAGTGTCAACAATCCGGACAGGGGGTTGGAGTTGTCCGAAAAGGCGTATCACCTGGCCGAGCAAATATCCTATCAAAGGGGCTTGGCCGGGGCCCTGACCGGCATTGCCTTTACACACTATCTACACTCGGACCATGCAGCGGCACTTCCCAAGATTCACGAAGGGCTGCACCTGGCCCGCCAGGACGGCGATCCGATGACGATTGCGCGCGCTTTGACCATCAGCGCCGGTGTTCAGCTAAGTGTGGGCAACTACGAACAGGCCCTGGCTAACGGATTTGAGTCACTGAAACTGTATCGTCAGATTGGGCGGCCGGCGCAGGAGGCCTGGGCGCTTCACGGAATCGGCACCGGTTTTCTCGAACTGGGAGACTTTGATCAGGCGCTTGAGTATGCCCGCCAGAGTCTCGCTATTTTTGAAAACCTGGGTGATGATCGTATAGCCATCTCCGGACGCGGCCGGGCTATTAACGCCATCGGCATGGTGTACAAAAGCAAAGGTGATCTGGCCGAAGCCGCTTGTTATTTCCGAAAGAGCCTGGAGATTTTTGAAAACCACAAGAACAACATCGGTATCGCCCGGTCGCTAAACGATCTCGGGGAGATCCATCAAGAGCTTGGTGAATTCGAAGTTGCCCTGGACTGCCACACCCGCAGTCTCGAAATCCGTCGGCGGATCGGTATGCGGCAGGCACAATCCACATCGTTGATAAACCTGGGCAAACTCAAACTGCAACAAGGAGAGGTAACCGCCGCTTTGGAGCTTCTCACCGAAGCGTTGAGGATCGCGCTGGACGTCAATGTAAAACTGCGAATCTATCAGGCCCATAGAGCGCTGTCGGACGCCTATGAAGCAGCCGGTAGTTTTGAAGAAGCGCTGAAACACCAGCGGGCCTTTCAGCAAGTGCGCGACGAAGTATCCGGGGACGATGCCAACACCAGAGTCAAGAATCTTCAGGTCAGCTATGAAATCGAGAAATCCGAAAACGAAGCAGAGATCGAGCGGCTGAAAAACGTCGAACTAAAAGAGAAGAACGAGCAACTTAAGCAACTGCTTCAGCAGATCCAAACAGCCCAGGCGCACCTGGTGCAGGCTGAGAAGATGGCTGCACTGGGCAAACTGGTCGCCGGCATCCTGCATGAGATGAACAGCCCGCTGGGATCGATGAAAAGCGCTATCGATGTCTTGCGCCGCAGCCTCGAACGACTCAGTCAACTTGACCTTGAAAACCTGTTGCAGGACACCGACATGTTCGAACAGTTCAGGTTGGTTATGCGAACGCTCAGTGACAACCACACTATCGCTCACAGTGCCGGTGATCGCCTGGCCTCAATCGTGCACAATCTCAAGAGCTTTGCGCGGTTGGACGAAGCAACCTATCAAACGGTCGACCTTCATGATGGCCTGGAGAGCGCCTTGGCCGTGCTGAACCATGAACTTGACGGACGTATCTCTGTTGTCAGACAATATGACAACATCCCCAAACTTACCTGCTACGCATCGGAAATGAACCAGGTCTTTCTGAACCTGCTGACAAATGCGATGCAGTCAATGGACGGCGAAGGCACCATCACCGTGACTACCTCAAGTAACGATAACAGTTTGAGTATAGAAATACGGGACACCGGCGCCGGCATTGCCGAAGATCAGTTGTCACATCTGTTCGAACCGAATTTCACGCAAACGGGTCCACGTGCAAAAGCCGGCCTGGGACTGTTTGCATCGCACAATATCGTCAGCAAACACGGCGGCGAGATTAGAGCCGAAAGTACCGTGGGGCGGGGAAGCCGCTTTACCATCTCTTTGCCGTTTGAGCACCAGTCGTAG
- a CDS encoding GNAT family N-acetyltransferase, with translation MNQRTQAKADIVPFTMEYAPVVRSWIDSEETYKNLCRGKDYPPPEEIVESWQRDAVSSYILLWQRRPVAYGELFNRPLEMAVEITHLIVDPVKRCEGYGTKMLELLYNRAAARANVAKVVLNLYGDSEITLGCYLKAGFVIEATSSYTIGFRMARMVT, from the coding sequence GTGAATCAACGAACTCAAGCCAAAGCAGATATCGTTCCATTCACCATGGAGTACGCGCCGGTCGTTCGTTCATGGATCGATTCGGAGGAGACGTACAAGAACCTTTGTCGCGGCAAGGACTACCCACCGCCCGAAGAGATTGTCGAATCCTGGCAGCGAGACGCTGTTTCTTCTTACATTCTTCTCTGGCAACGCAGACCGGTGGCCTACGGTGAACTGTTCAACCGACCGCTTGAGATGGCCGTTGAAATCACGCATCTGATTGTCGATCCGGTCAAGCGCTGTGAAGGCTACGGCACCAAGATGCTCGAGCTTCTGTACAACCGAGCCGCCGCGCGGGCCAACGTGGCCAAAGTTGTGCTCAATCTGTATGGTGACAGCGAAATCACATTGGGATGCTATCTCAAGGCCGGCTTCGTCATCGAAGCCACGTCATCCTATACCATCGGTTTCCGCATGGCGCGGATGGTTACATGA
- a CDS encoding fibronectin type III domain-containing protein — MLEPGGKRMSPGFLRTTLLCLTLIFASCGDDSAVNNVDTVPPAAIGDLLAQCRSDGVVTLIWTASGDDGMSGTASRYKIGYSVERIGSGNFDQVPLLSGPPSPKAAGRIDAVDISGLYPDAVYYFAIKVIDEAGNQSGLSNTVHLRASPNADTTPPATITDLQVTAVTEQSVALAWTATGDNGSVGFALQYQLRMDEGEDFDWGRATIVTNVPQPDSAGKREAMIVTGLAADSSYSFAIRAADEEDNWSPVSNVIAATTWVSTDSVPPSAIVDLIVIDSATNHISLSWTAPGDDSDSGTARAYEVRFSVGSSLDWEAARSVDEVAPPQSAGTPETLIVPDLEEETAYAFGIKSVDENNNWSGLSNVVSLTTPVDTIPPNAITDLQVTDSTHTSVTLTWTASGDDGASGTAHVYSLRYSQSPIDDATWAAATEVAGLSAPQGSGSVETFTVTDLGNDVIYYFAIRTADDKLNWSPLAENLEVYLPGPLVWQKSYGGADTDEANAVTLANDGGIVIAGKTNSSGAGDFDGYVVKIDSDGDVVWEKTFGGAAEDQFNDIIATPDGGFAAVGFTKSAGAGGNDGWLVKLNSSGTKVWERTHGADSHESFLEVLPAGDGGYILAGYGMGGAYVVKTDAAGDSVWADVYFRSSNCNGHSSSGVYNSVAQMPDGSIMIAWTAWIRRFWPPEDCVPEVHCFLTKLDVQQNEVWTKLSHGDWFGGYAEWMTGTMVSTSSGGFAMAGGENTKFFASWDTGGNQLWRQNSGHWMVDPVDLAQLSDGSFIPVGYTRGSFGQAWFGLVNASGELVDQFLIGGDAADRFHAVTELDDGSIIAVGYTRSFSESTDLYVVKLSP; from the coding sequence ATGCTCGAACCGGGAGGTAAGCGCATGTCACCGGGTTTTCTCAGAACAACTTTACTTTGTCTAACGTTGATCTTCGCCTCGTGTGGTGATGATTCTGCCGTTAACAATGTCGATACCGTGCCGCCTGCTGCCATTGGTGATTTGCTGGCTCAATGCCGCTCCGATGGTGTTGTCACTTTGATCTGGACAGCTTCAGGTGACGACGGCATGTCGGGCACGGCCTCTCGGTACAAGATCGGTTATTCGGTTGAACGAATCGGCAGCGGCAACTTCGATCAAGTTCCTCTCCTCTCAGGACCGCCCAGTCCGAAAGCAGCAGGGCGGATCGACGCTGTCGACATATCCGGACTATACCCGGATGCTGTTTACTATTTTGCTATCAAAGTAATCGACGAAGCCGGGAATCAGTCCGGGCTTTCCAACACCGTTCATCTGCGCGCCTCGCCAAATGCCGACACCACGCCACCGGCTACGATCACAGACCTTCAGGTCACCGCCGTGACCGAGCAGAGTGTCGCACTCGCCTGGACGGCGACCGGAGACAATGGCAGCGTAGGCTTTGCTCTGCAATACCAATTGCGTATGGATGAAGGAGAAGATTTCGATTGGGGAAGGGCCACGATTGTGACCAACGTTCCTCAACCGGACAGCGCCGGAAAAAGAGAAGCGATGATCGTGACCGGCCTGGCCGCCGACAGCAGCTACTCTTTTGCGATAAGAGCGGCGGACGAGGAAGACAACTGGTCACCGGTTTCCAATGTGATAGCTGCGACCACCTGGGTCTCTACTGACAGCGTGCCGCCGTCGGCGATTGTTGATTTGATAGTGATTGACTCAGCCACCAATCACATTTCACTTAGCTGGACGGCGCCGGGTGACGATTCGGACAGCGGAACGGCGCGTGCATACGAGGTGCGGTTTTCCGTGGGCTCGTCGCTTGACTGGGAAGCGGCCAGGTCGGTGGACGAAGTGGCACCGCCGCAATCGGCTGGTACGCCTGAAACTCTGATTGTGCCGGACCTTGAAGAAGAAACCGCATACGCATTCGGCATCAAGAGTGTGGATGAAAACAACAACTGGTCGGGGTTGTCCAATGTTGTGAGCTTAACTACGCCGGTCGACACGATACCGCCGAACGCCATCACCGATCTACAGGTGACGGATTCAACTCACACTTCAGTAACTCTCACTTGGACGGCTAGCGGTGATGATGGTGCCTCGGGGACAGCTCACGTTTACAGTTTACGGTACTCACAGTCTCCTATCGACGATGCAACCTGGGCAGCCGCTACCGAAGTGGCCGGCCTTTCAGCGCCGCAGGGCTCAGGGTCGGTGGAGACATTTACAGTCACTGATCTGGGGAACGATGTAATCTACTACTTCGCCATCCGCACTGCCGACGATAAACTGAATTGGTCACCCCTTGCTGAAAACCTGGAAGTTTACTTACCCGGTCCGCTGGTTTGGCAGAAGAGTTATGGCGGGGCGGATACCGACGAGGCGAACGCTGTCACTCTCGCGAACGACGGCGGAATTGTGATTGCCGGCAAAACCAACTCATCCGGGGCCGGGGATTTCGATGGCTATGTGGTTAAGATTGACTCCGACGGTGATGTAGTGTGGGAGAAGACGTTCGGCGGCGCAGCCGAAGACCAGTTTAACGATATTATCGCCACTCCCGACGGTGGTTTTGCAGCGGTTGGTTTCACCAAATCCGCCGGAGCGGGTGGGAACGATGGTTGGCTGGTGAAACTGAACTCGTCCGGGACTAAAGTGTGGGAACGGACACATGGTGCGGACAGCCATGAATCTTTTTTGGAGGTGTTGCCGGCTGGTGACGGTGGCTACATCCTGGCAGGATACGGCATGGGTGGTGCCTACGTGGTCAAGACTGATGCCGCCGGAGATTCGGTGTGGGCCGATGTCTATTTCAGGTCGAGCAACTGCAATGGTCACTCGTCATCAGGAGTCTATAATAGCGTGGCACAAATGCCCGATGGATCGATCATGATTGCATGGACTGCATGGATACGCCGATTTTGGCCACCAGAAGATTGTGTGCCCGAAGTCCATTGTTTCCTGACCAAGCTGGATGTCCAGCAGAATGAGGTGTGGACGAAATTATCTCACGGCGACTGGTTCGGCGGCTATGCCGAATGGATGACGGGGACTATGGTGTCGACAAGCTCCGGAGGTTTTGCTATGGCCGGTGGCGAAAACACCAAGTTCTTTGCCAGTTGGGACACAGGTGGAAATCAGCTTTGGCGGCAAAACAGCGGCCATTGGATGGTTGATCCGGTCGACTTGGCTCAGTTGTCCGACGGTTCTTTTATCCCGGTGGGGTATACCCGTGGCTCGTTCGGCCAGGCGTGGTTTGGATTGGTCAACGCATCCGGAGAGTTGGTAGATCAGTTCTTGATTGGTGGCGATGCTGCCGACAGATTCCACGCCGTGACGGAACTTGACGACGGCTCCATAATAGCGGTCGGCTATACACGCTCCTTTAGCGAGTCCACCGACCTCTACGTGGTTAAGCTAAGTCCATAA
- a CDS encoding DNA alkylation repair protein — MTKAKPKSSPLWKDWVDDDMVNRIAQVFSRAYSKFDKTRFIRELTSRGFFDLNLKDRINRISETLGRFLPNDYPKAVGILLKAAPQLGEFENWALTGYVERFGQGRFGESMRALKALTPYGTGEFAIRSFIIKQPIPMLEVMSGWADDPNEHVRRLAAEGSRPRGVWTAHIEAFKKDPRPVLKLLEKLKADSSLYVRKAVANNLNDISKENPDIVIKWAERWLADNNPHTNWIVKRGCRTLVKNGDPRVFGLLGFTVRPKIDLVRFGLTPKRIEIGSALSLGLHLRSTAAKHQKLAIDYRISYTRPADRTSMKLFKWSEKILPSQDSLKLETVRSFADQNTRRHYPGRHRVELIINGVVWAATDFHVFA; from the coding sequence ATGACCAAAGCAAAACCCAAGAGCAGCCCGCTGTGGAAAGACTGGGTCGATGATGATATGGTCAACCGAATCGCTCAAGTGTTCAGCCGTGCATACAGCAAGTTCGACAAGACAAGATTCATACGCGAACTGACTTCGCGTGGGTTCTTTGACCTCAACTTGAAAGACCGCATTAATCGCATCTCAGAAACTCTGGGAAGGTTTTTGCCGAACGACTACCCCAAGGCAGTAGGTATCCTTCTGAAGGCCGCTCCTCAACTCGGCGAATTCGAAAACTGGGCGCTGACCGGATATGTCGAACGGTTCGGACAGGGACGTTTTGGCGAGTCCATGCGCGCCCTTAAGGCCTTGACACCTTATGGCACCGGCGAATTTGCGATCCGTTCGTTCATCATAAAACAGCCGATACCCATGCTGGAAGTCATGTCCGGATGGGCCGATGATCCCAACGAGCACGTGCGTCGTCTGGCGGCCGAAGGTTCACGTCCACGTGGTGTCTGGACGGCACACATTGAAGCATTCAAGAAGGACCCCCGGCCGGTGTTGAAACTGCTTGAAAAACTGAAAGCGGACTCTTCGCTGTATGTGCGCAAAGCGGTAGCCAATAATCTCAACGATATTTCAAAAGAGAACCCCGACATCGTGATAAAATGGGCGGAACGCTGGCTGGCCGACAACAATCCACACACCAACTGGATCGTCAAACGTGGCTGCCGGACGCTGGTGAAGAACGGCGACCCGCGAGTGTTCGGGCTGTTAGGTTTTACGGTGAGACCAAAGATCGACCTGGTCAGGTTTGGGCTGACACCAAAACGGATCGAGATTGGTTCGGCTTTGTCATTAGGTTTGCATCTTAGATCGACAGCGGCCAAACATCAAAAGCTGGCCATCGATTATCGTATCAGCTACACCCGTCCGGCCGACAGGACCTCCATGAAACTGTTCAAGTGGTCCGAGAAGATTCTGCCCTCGCAGGACTCCCTCAAACTCGAAACCGTCCGTTCGTTTGCCGATCAGAACACTCGGCGCCATTATCCCGGTCGACATCGTGTGGAGTTGATTATCAACGGTGTTGTTTGGGCCGCCACCGATTTCCATGTGTTCGCTTAG
- the glmM gene encoding phosphoglucosamine mutase: MPKQTLIKSTSGIRGIVGAGLDPELVVKYGAAFGTMLRTGTVVVGRDSRPSGEIFMRAVTSGLTSVGINVVETGIVPTPTVEIAVKKLKASGGICVTASHNPAPWNALKFFNDRGEFITPAQYNKLDKILTVGKFAYKPAARLGRISTQTEWIDQHIKMTLASKAVNRAAVRKRKFKIVIDAINGAGSRAIPKLLRELGLKVIEINCREDGNFVHEPEPTPANLGQLGRAVKKHRADLGMACDPDADRLALVDERGRPIGEELTLTIAVQQVLSKLHGPTVINLSTSKVTADAATAMGSKVHYSKVGEANVVQMMHRRKGVIGGEGNGGVIFPSFHAGRDALIAAALVLSRLAEQKITLSGLVETLPTYYTIKSKAKLPIDFKQRLSRFEKNTASRLLGRSRLDRRDGLRFDFDRGWLQIRSSNTEPIFRLIVETDEAELSRSLSRSVIGLFK; encoded by the coding sequence ATGCCCAAACAGACTCTTATCAAATCTACTTCCGGTATTCGCGGGATCGTTGGGGCCGGGCTTGATCCGGAACTGGTTGTAAAATACGGTGCTGCTTTCGGCACCATGCTAAGGACTGGTACGGTAGTGGTCGGACGAGACAGCCGACCGTCGGGCGAGATATTCATGCGAGCCGTTACGTCCGGGCTGACTTCGGTTGGTATCAATGTCGTCGAAACCGGTATCGTCCCCACGCCCACGGTCGAGATAGCTGTGAAGAAACTTAAAGCATCCGGCGGTATCTGTGTCACTGCTTCGCATAATCCAGCTCCGTGGAACGCTCTCAAGTTTTTCAATGACCGTGGCGAGTTTATCACACCGGCGCAATATAATAAGCTGGATAAGATTCTCACTGTCGGCAAGTTTGCATACAAACCTGCCGCCCGGCTGGGGCGGATTTCGACACAAACAGAGTGGATCGACCAGCATATCAAGATGACCCTTGCCTCCAAAGCGGTGAACCGGGCTGCAGTGAGGAAGCGGAAGTTCAAGATCGTGATCGACGCCATCAACGGCGCCGGTTCCCGGGCAATTCCAAAGCTTCTGCGCGAACTTGGTCTGAAAGTGATCGAGATTAATTGCAGGGAGGACGGCAACTTTGTTCACGAACCGGAACCAACACCGGCCAATCTTGGCCAGCTTGGTCGCGCCGTGAAGAAACACCGAGCCGATCTGGGTATGGCCTGCGATCCGGACGCCGACCGGTTGGCGTTGGTCGATGAACGAGGCAGACCCATCGGCGAGGAACTCACTTTGACCATTGCCGTCCAACAGGTGCTCTCCAAGCTCCATGGTCCCACCGTTATCAATTTGTCCACGTCGAAAGTTACGGCTGATGCCGCTACGGCGATGGGGTCCAAAGTGCATTACTCAAAAGTGGGTGAGGCCAATGTTGTCCAGATGATGCACCGGCGGAAAGGAGTGATTGGCGGTGAAGGCAACGGCGGTGTGATTTTCCCGAGCTTCCATGCCGGTCGTGACGCCCTTATTGCCGCCGCGCTGGTTCTGTCGCGTCTGGCCGAACAGAAGATAACTCTATCAGGGCTGGTGGAAACTTTGCCGACATACTATACTATAAAGTCAAAAGCGAAGTTACCGATTGATTTCAAACAGCGGCTGAGCCGTTTTGAGAAGAATACTGCGAGTCGCCTGTTGGGTCGTTCGCGTCTTGATCGCCGAGACGGACTGCGCTTTGACTTTGACCGAGGCTGGCTTCAGATAAGGTCGTCCAACACCGAGCCGATTTTTCGGTTGATTGTTGAAACCGATGAGGCCGAGTTGAGCCGCTCTCTGTCACGAAGTGTGATTGGATTGTTTAAGTAA